A window of the Dickeya dianthicola NCPPB 453 genome harbors these coding sequences:
- a CDS encoding ABC transporter ATP-binding protein: MNTLELYGIGKSFNAVSVLDGIDLQVAPGSRTAIVGPSGSGKTTLLRIIAGFEAPDSGTVRLQTRVVADANQWVPAHQRGIGFVPQDGALFPHFTVAQNIGFGLDGSKQEKQRRIDELMAMVSLDARLASLWPHELSGGQQQRVALARALSQRPTLMLLDEPFSALDTGLRAATRQAVSALLAEAGVASILVTHDQAEALSFADQVAVMRQGRLVQVGSPQSLYLRPVDEAAAAFLGDTLVLSAQLKDGRAACALGDIAVDDNQSAGAVRIMLRPEQIQVTLAEPSAVPQAVVANIEFAGFVSTLRLRMTNSAQVIELKSISREDITVGCGVNLTVAGRAHRLDERRTLAQQ, translated from the coding sequence ATGAATACGCTTGAACTTTATGGCATCGGCAAATCTTTCAATGCCGTCTCGGTGCTGGACGGCATCGATTTGCAGGTTGCGCCGGGCAGCCGTACCGCGATTGTCGGCCCCTCCGGTTCCGGCAAGACGACGTTGCTGCGTATCATTGCCGGTTTCGAAGCGCCGGACAGCGGCACCGTGCGTCTGCAAACGCGCGTGGTGGCGGATGCGAACCAGTGGGTGCCGGCGCATCAGCGCGGCATCGGCTTTGTGCCGCAGGACGGCGCGCTGTTTCCGCATTTTACCGTGGCGCAGAACATCGGTTTCGGGCTTGACGGCAGCAAGCAGGAGAAACAGCGGCGCATCGATGAACTGATGGCGATGGTGTCGCTGGACGCGCGGCTGGCGTCACTGTGGCCGCATGAATTGTCCGGCGGCCAGCAACAGCGGGTGGCGCTGGCGCGCGCGTTGTCTCAGCGCCCGACGCTGATGCTGTTGGATGAACCCTTCTCGGCGCTGGATACCGGCCTGCGCGCCGCCACCCGTCAGGCGGTGTCCGCCCTGCTGGCGGAGGCGGGCGTGGCGTCGATTCTGGTGACCCACGATCAGGCCGAGGCGTTGTCGTTCGCCGATCAGGTGGCCGTTATGCGGCAAGGGCGGCTGGTGCAGGTGGGATCGCCGCAGTCGCTGTATCTGCGCCCGGTGGATGAAGCCGCCGCCGCGTTCCTCGGCGATACGCTGGTGCTGTCGGCGCAGTTGAAAGACGGGCGCGCCGCGTGTGCGCTGGGCGACATCGCGGTTGACGATAACCAGTCCGCCGGAGCGGTGCGCATCATGCTGCGCCCGGAGCAGATTCAGGTCACGCTGGCCGAACCCTCGGCTGTGCCGCAGGCGGTGGTGGCGAACATCGAGTTCGCCGGATTCGTGTCCACGCTGCGTCTGCGAATGACCAATAGCGCGCAGGTGATCGAACTAAAAAGCATCAGCCGGGAAGACATCACGGTCGGTTGCGGCGTCAATCTGACGGTAGCCGGGCGGGCGCACCGGCTGGATGAGCGCCGGACCCTCGCACAGCAATAA